In Pirellulales bacterium, a single genomic region encodes these proteins:
- a CDS encoding PilZ domain-containing protein has product MPSTPAAEPIEGLAEAVERVAASTPASESLERRGAKRFPFRVLQFMAQYDRTGMPSRDRFQQVRCQDLSTSGVSFLWPRIPDFEYVVIGLETAGPPIHVTARVTSVRPSPNEPGQLLVGCQFTGKVNTY; this is encoded by the coding sequence ATGCCGTCTACGCCAGCCGCCGAACCGATCGAGGGGCTCGCTGAAGCCGTCGAGCGCGTCGCCGCCAGTACACCCGCGTCCGAAAGTCTCGAGCGCCGCGGCGCCAAGCGGTTTCCATTTCGGGTCCTCCAATTCATGGCCCAATACGATCGAACGGGGATGCCCTCGCGCGATCGCTTTCAGCAAGTCCGCTGCCAGGACCTCTCGACCAGCGGCGTCTCGTTTCTCTGGCCGCGAATCCCCGATTTCGAGTACGTCGTCATCGGATTGGAAACGGCCGGCCCGCCGATCCACGTCACCGCCCGAGTCACCTCCGTCCGGCCGTCGCCAAACGAGCCGGGGCAATTGCTCGTCGGCTGCCAGTTCACCGGGAAGGTGAATACTTATTAG
- a CDS encoding DUF1614 domain-containing protein: protein MHPSQYHYPPMTWPFLVVLGILFLFTITLIELNVLRYAYERMGVSRRYVFALLLLSLLGSYINIPIAELPPEKVRSNEEVDYFGVRWVVPVVKQWPQTIVAVNLGGAIIPTLLSIYLIIRNALYLRGLIGVAIVAAIVHQLAHPVQGVGIAVPIFIPPIAAALVAVVLARIPLPGEKRGRESLNRGSIRGQSAHADSMTPDPFFLPASVAPALAYVVGSLGTLIGADLLNLDKVHGLGAPIASIGGAGTFDGIFLTGILAVLLA from the coding sequence ATGCACCCTTCGCAATACCACTACCCGCCGATGACCTGGCCGTTTCTTGTGGTGCTGGGCATTTTGTTCCTCTTCACGATCACGCTCATCGAGCTGAACGTGCTGCGCTATGCCTACGAGCGGATGGGGGTCAGCCGGCGCTATGTGTTCGCGCTCTTGCTGCTCTCGCTGTTGGGCAGCTACATCAATATCCCGATCGCCGAACTCCCACCGGAAAAGGTCCGGTCGAACGAGGAGGTGGATTATTTCGGCGTTCGCTGGGTCGTGCCGGTTGTCAAGCAGTGGCCGCAGACGATCGTGGCCGTGAACCTCGGCGGGGCGATCATCCCCACGCTCCTCTCGATTTACCTCATCATTCGCAACGCGCTTTATCTTCGCGGCCTGATCGGCGTGGCAATCGTGGCGGCGATCGTCCATCAATTGGCTCACCCTGTCCAAGGAGTCGGCATCGCCGTGCCGATCTTCATTCCGCCGATCGCGGCGGCGCTCGTGGCGGTGGTTCTCGCCCGGATTCCGCTGCCCGGAGAAAAAAGGGGTCGGGAGTCATTAAATCGAGGTTCGATTCGAGGGCAATCCGCCCATGCCGATTCAATGACTCCCGACCCCTTTTTTCTCCCGGCTTCCGTTGCCCCGGCCTTGGCCTACGTGGTCGGCAGCTTGGGCACGCTCATCGGGGCCGATCTGTTGAATCTCGATAAGGTCCACGGCTTGGGCGCGCCGATCGCCTCGATCGGCGGCGCCGGCACCTTCGACGGCATCTTCCTCACCGGCATCCTGGCCGTGCTGTTGGCCTAG
- a CDS encoding PEP-CTERM sorting domain-containing protein, with product MKSLLRINTLLNRALLIATVSAAVCLVGLRSASAQQLVVDFRFDGQSGAGATTQTLTAGAAAQTFTIDMWATVVPAAATANTNLGLQGFSVRGASDITVGGGAFSTGATVGTVAGSFGQLPPFNPAGFTQPKVSDLGSTTNGGASITSSTADGILDFGGNLATQKFTSLSNNGGLIFGGGATGQANPSGGWEWEVAQFAFTTGTASTTAGATTLFVPLQVSVGTSTAGTISTNGSSAVSVPVTSGSPLTFVVGGVVTGNDSVLNMTPATVTGNTLAGATTNLTVTNTAADAATATGAFTGTLSAGSAGASAVITGSPVGTAPGNVAITYGAPSATPANFTYTITNTSNASDAQGTNANKITAFTVNVGSALADNSNSNSTFGTALTGTVLHNGSYLGLESKVLTPPVAGAGSPAFPAASYTAGTADLAVILAGNNTLANGAGTATVSMAWRTRTAAEATGGPTVYSPSLSKPTTGLVSDIVNLQGLTPGAEQAGGTTDPFVLEMAFNPALTPKGGTLLSTLIANKLIYMVSLNSSGLWDRATIDENTNNKVGFNDPSYGVNESFNAYLTSQFGAGTTPASVTATQLNGVMGAWGVDTTSTPGVDMVWSVVNHNSQFAVVPEPSTLLLAGLGLVGLVGLRRRMKKTA from the coding sequence ATGAAATCTCTCTTGCGAATTAACACTTTGCTCAATCGCGCACTACTGATCGCGACAGTTAGTGCGGCAGTCTGCCTCGTCGGGCTGCGATCAGCGTCGGCCCAGCAACTTGTTGTTGATTTCCGTTTCGATGGCCAATCGGGTGCCGGTGCCACGACGCAAACGCTGACTGCCGGTGCCGCTGCGCAAACATTCACCATTGATATGTGGGCGACTGTTGTTCCCGCCGCCGCGACTGCGAACACGAATCTTGGGCTGCAGGGTTTCAGTGTTCGGGGCGCATCTGACATTACTGTAGGCGGCGGCGCCTTCTCGACAGGCGCTACTGTCGGGACGGTTGCCGGTAGCTTCGGCCAATTGCCCCCGTTCAATCCGGCTGGGTTTACTCAGCCCAAAGTCAGTGATCTTGGCAGCACTACGAACGGCGGCGCATCGATTACCAGTTCCACCGCCGACGGGATTCTGGATTTCGGCGGAAATTTGGCCACGCAAAAGTTCACCAGTCTTTCAAACAACGGCGGCCTGATCTTTGGCGGCGGTGCGACGGGACAGGCCAATCCAAGCGGAGGATGGGAGTGGGAAGTGGCGCAATTTGCATTCACAACGGGAACCGCCAGTACCACCGCTGGCGCAACGACGCTGTTCGTTCCGCTGCAGGTTTCAGTTGGAACGTCCACCGCGGGAACGATTTCGACAAACGGATCCTCGGCAGTTAGTGTTCCTGTGACCTCCGGAAGCCCGCTGACCTTCGTCGTCGGCGGTGTCGTCACCGGAAATGACTCCGTGTTGAACATGACTCCCGCAACCGTGACGGGCAACACGTTGGCGGGCGCGACAACGAATCTGACCGTCACGAACACGGCCGCGGACGCCGCGACAGCCACGGGCGCCTTTACCGGAACATTGTCGGCCGGGAGTGCCGGCGCCAGCGCAGTCATCACGGGTTCGCCTGTCGGGACAGCGCCCGGCAATGTGGCCATCACCTACGGGGCTCCGTCGGCGACGCCCGCGAACTTCACGTACACGATCACCAACACGAGCAACGCGAGCGACGCGCAAGGCACAAACGCCAATAAGATCACGGCCTTCACCGTGAATGTGGGTAGTGCCTTGGCCGATAATTCGAACTCCAACTCCACGTTCGGCACTGCGTTGACCGGCACGGTGCTTCACAACGGCAGCTATCTCGGCTTGGAATCAAAGGTCCTCACGCCGCCCGTCGCCGGCGCGGGCAGCCCCGCGTTCCCCGCGGCCTCCTACACGGCCGGCACTGCCGACCTGGCCGTGATCCTGGCCGGGAACAATACTCTCGCCAACGGCGCGGGCACGGCCACCGTCAGCATGGCCTGGCGCACTCGGACGGCGGCGGAAGCGACCGGCGGCCCGACCGTTTACTCCCCTAGCCTCTCGAAACCCACCACGGGACTCGTGAGCGACATCGTGAATCTCCAGGGGCTCACTCCTGGGGCTGAGCAGGCCGGCGGCACGACGGATCCTTTCGTGCTCGAGATGGCATTCAACCCAGCCTTGACACCCAAGGGAGGAACGCTGCTCTCGACGCTGATTGCCAACAAACTGATTTACATGGTCTCGCTCAACTCGTCTGGACTTTGGGACCGGGCCACGATCGACGAGAACACAAACAACAAGGTGGGCTTCAATGACCCATCCTACGGAGTCAATGAGTCGTTCAACGCGTACCTGACCAGCCAATTTGGCGCGGGCACGACGCCAGCGAGCGTGACGGCCACTCAGCTCAACGGAGTGATGGGGGCCTGGGGCGTGGATACCACGTCAACCCCGGGGGTCGATATGGTCTGGTCGGTCGTGAACCACAATAGCCAGTTCGCCGTGGTGCCGGAGCCTTCAACGCTCTTGCTCGCCGGCCTCGGGCTGGTGGGCCTGGTCGGCCTGCGCCGGCGGATGAAGAAGACCGCTTGA
- a CDS encoding PEP-CTERM sorting domain-containing protein: MSSSARTNSLINFRLIASAFAAIAALCSQRNASAQQLVVDFRFDSTGTNTATLLPGTAGQTFTIDMWATVVPSAATANTNLGLQGFAVRGASDITSGGGAFSTGAGIGTVLGSFGQLAPFNPAGFTQPKVSDLGSTNNSGASITSSTADGILDFGGNLATQKFTSLSNNGGLIFGGGATGQANPTGGWEWEVAQFQFTTGQASITPSAQTLFYPLQVSVGTSTAATISTNGSSAVSVPVTAGSPLTFNILAVTTGTTVNVLPGPNVSVLQGGTTSVGASIQNTGTSPLVGGTYTFTAADGSAGASKVTYGAAAPPTATTTIPNGNTQAFTFSAGSTTTSPIGPQTVTFTAGGSGINPTGSNLTGTLTLNVGNATADNSGTGSFAAANTLTASVAIGGSYANLVSMVTALSGTGGSDARNAANPSFGGTARILAGTNVGGSGTVSEQWRTRTPAEAAGTHPPLPAGVTSPLISNVVNLTGLENPALLAGATATDPYVLDMTYNYNLLPKNSGAPLTPPSAIEQRLAGNKLIFLASLNPNGSYDNAVSENITGTNNATPGERGVQESFAAFQTANGSVLASYMGAWGVDTANHEVWAVLNHNSSFAVVPEPSTLLLAGLGLLGLVTLRRRAKTAA; the protein is encoded by the coding sequence ATGAGCTCCTCAGCCCGAACGAATTCTTTGATCAACTTTCGGTTGATCGCAAGCGCTTTCGCGGCCATTGCCGCTCTCTGTTCTCAACGCAATGCGAGCGCCCAACAACTGGTTGTCGATTTCCGTTTCGACTCAACCGGTACGAACACAGCTACTCTCTTACCTGGGACTGCGGGCCAGACATTCACGATCGACATGTGGGCTACTGTCGTTCCTTCGGCCGCGACTGCGAACACGAATCTCGGGCTGCAGGGTTTTGCCGTTCGCGGCGCTTCTGACATTACGTCTGGTGGCGGCGCGTTCTCGACAGGTGCCGGTATTGGGACCGTCCTCGGTAGCTTCGGCCAATTGGCTCCGTTCAATCCGGCCGGATTTACTCAACCCAAGGTCAGTGACTTGGGCAGCACGAACAACAGCGGCGCGTCGATTACCAGTTCCACCGCCGACGGGATTCTAGATTTCGGCGGAAATCTGGCCACACAAAAGTTCACGAGCCTTTCAAACAACGGTGGCCTTATCTTTGGCGGCGGCGCAACTGGGCAGGCCAATCCTACCGGAGGCTGGGAATGGGAGGTGGCGCAATTCCAGTTCACGACCGGACAGGCTAGCATTACCCCATCCGCACAGACGCTATTCTATCCGCTGCAAGTTTCCGTCGGCACGTCGACGGCGGCAACCATTTCGACGAACGGATCAAGCGCGGTGAGCGTTCCGGTTACGGCTGGAAGCCCACTTACGTTCAACATTCTGGCGGTTACCACAGGCACGACGGTGAACGTGCTTCCGGGACCGAATGTAAGCGTCCTTCAAGGTGGCACGACATCAGTGGGAGCTTCGATCCAGAACACCGGCACGTCTCCTCTTGTGGGTGGCACTTATACGTTCACCGCGGCGGACGGCAGCGCGGGCGCGTCAAAGGTGACCTACGGAGCGGCGGCGCCTCCCACCGCCACCACGACGATCCCCAATGGCAATACGCAAGCGTTCACATTCAGTGCCGGCAGCACAACGACGTCTCCGATCGGGCCTCAGACTGTCACGTTCACGGCCGGTGGATCTGGCATCAACCCGACCGGATCGAATCTGACTGGCACGTTGACCCTCAACGTCGGCAACGCCACGGCCGACAACAGCGGTACTGGCAGCTTTGCCGCAGCGAACACGCTGACGGCGTCGGTCGCTATCGGCGGTAGCTATGCCAATCTGGTCTCGATGGTTACAGCCCTTAGTGGGACGGGCGGCAGCGATGCTCGGAATGCGGCCAATCCTTCCTTCGGCGGGACTGCCAGGATTCTGGCCGGGACGAACGTGGGCGGATCGGGCACGGTTTCGGAGCAATGGCGCACCCGTACACCGGCCGAAGCGGCCGGGACCCATCCGCCGCTCCCCGCCGGCGTGACCAGCCCGCTCATCAGCAACGTCGTCAATCTGACTGGCCTCGAGAACCCGGCGCTTCTCGCCGGGGCGACTGCCACCGATCCTTACGTGCTCGACATGACCTACAATTACAACCTGCTGCCCAAGAACAGCGGTGCCCCGCTTACTCCTCCGTCGGCGATCGAACAGCGATTGGCGGGCAACAAGTTGATCTTCTTGGCCTCGTTGAATCCGAACGGCTCTTATGACAACGCGGTGTCGGAGAACATCACGGGGACCAACAATGCCACGCCGGGCGAACGCGGCGTCCAAGAGAGCTTCGCGGCATTCCAGACGGCGAACGGCTCGGTTCTGGCGAGTTACATGGGCGCCTGGGGTGTCGACACGGCGAATCACGAAGTGTGGGCCGTGCTCAATCACAACAGCAGCTTCGCCGTGGTGCCCGAACCCTCGACCCTGCTCCTGGCCGGCCTCGGCCTCCTCGGCCTGGTCACCCTCCGCCGCCGAGCGAAGACGGCCGCATAG
- a CDS encoding PEP-CTERM sorting domain-containing protein (PEP-CTERM proteins occur, often in large numbers, in the proteomes of bacteria that also encode an exosortase, a predicted intramembrane cysteine proteinase. The presence of a PEP-CTERM domain at a protein's C-terminus predicts cleavage within the sorting domain, followed by covalent anchoring to some some component of the (usually Gram-negative) cell surface. Many PEP-CTERM proteins exhibit an unusual sequence composition that includes large numbers of potential glycosylation sites. Expression of one such protein has been shown restore the ability of a bacterium to form floc, a type of biofilm.): protein MALALGLIILPAVSWAVPAPFNSFTSHPASLSVVNFLGVNVSGPTAYDASTDATYTSDVAAQSPKNVFSGTLNLTNNDIIIVPTIQDSAHGLAAYQAAYDMIRSGADQGAYDGTGVSSSTVATDAGVKGALALGIMYNDDTFLGGSGSPVWGATSGANVSDNGPFDGYSNLSQFDTIIKYTFIGDTDLEGQVSQNLVAPIFSNLGKTLVQFPNNSPSTTLFQAGDFYYQVSTGAAPINQSDYSQAFTNLSLQHTGYPYGGAGVSASSLSVPEPTSLVLVVMGVIAVLLFGFRKQRRGNRATA, encoded by the coding sequence ATGGCTCTCGCGCTCGGCCTGATTATTTTGCCTGCGGTCTCCTGGGCGGTTCCGGCGCCATTCAATTCCTTCACTTCACATCCTGCCTCATTGAGTGTAGTGAATTTCTTGGGCGTCAATGTCTCGGGACCAACTGCGTACGATGCGAGTACGGATGCCACCTACACTAGTGATGTAGCGGCGCAGTCACCGAAAAATGTCTTCAGCGGAACTCTCAATCTAACGAATAACGACATCATTATTGTTCCGACGATTCAAGACTCCGCGCATGGTCTCGCCGCTTATCAGGCCGCCTATGACATGATTCGCAGTGGAGCGGATCAGGGCGCGTATGACGGTACAGGCGTCTCAAGCTCGACGGTCGCCACGGACGCGGGCGTAAAAGGTGCGTTGGCGCTCGGCATCATGTATAACGATGATACATTCTTGGGCGGCTCGGGCAGCCCGGTTTGGGGTGCCACTAGCGGTGCAAACGTGAGCGACAACGGTCCGTTCGACGGGTATTCCAACCTTTCGCAATTCGACACGATCATTAAATACACTTTCATCGGGGATACGGATCTCGAGGGACAGGTGAGCCAGAATCTCGTGGCTCCGATTTTCTCCAACCTTGGAAAAACGCTGGTTCAATTTCCAAATAACTCGCCCTCCACGACCCTCTTTCAAGCGGGCGACTTCTATTACCAAGTCTCGACTGGGGCCGCCCCGATCAACCAATCGGATTATAGCCAAGCGTTTACCAACTTGAGCCTCCAGCACACGGGGTATCCGTACGGCGGTGCTGGGGTTTCGGCTAGTAGCCTTTCCGTCCCGGAGCCTACGTCGTTGGTATTGGTCGTGATGGGAGTCATCGCGGTATTGTTATTTGGGTTCCGCAAACAGCGTCGAGGCAATCGGGCCACAGCCTAA
- the purM gene encoding phosphoribosylformylglycinamidine cyclo-ligase: MAKNPSQNRLGEGDSPQFCSADHRDDGARAKWGQSPGGFVRGSKATYKEAGVDLEVYRQAMARLPRLLHRTYSPRVLPLDGGFAGLFQLDFTSPLFSRRYQDPVLVSCTDGVGTKLKVAIEAGNHSTVGIDLVAMSVNDAICCGAEPLFFLDYVALSHDDPERLEQIVSGVVAGCLESDCALLGGETAILPDLYRPGDYDLAGFCVGVVERRRVIDGRAIAPGDLIVGVASSGLHSNGYSLVRKIVFEMAGLKIGDFVEPLGRTVGEALLEPTRIYVRAVRRVLKHYAVKSVVHGIAHITGGGLLENIERILPAATRGVIQRDSWPVPALFRWLKQLGDVDQAEMDQVFNMGIGLALVVSPFYAESIRGQLTDLGLENWQIGRIEEGERRMKYEG; this comes from the coding sequence ATGGCTAAGAACCCCTCACAAAACCGCCTGGGAGAAGGGGACAGTCCCCAGTTTTGCTCCGCCGACCATCGCGACGATGGTGCCCGCGCAAAATGGGGACAGTCCCCGGGCGGTTTTGTGAGGGGTTCTAAAGCGACTTACAAAGAGGCGGGCGTCGACCTGGAGGTCTATCGCCAGGCCATGGCCCGGCTGCCGCGGCTGTTGCACCGCACCTATTCTCCGCGCGTGCTACCGCTCGACGGCGGTTTCGCGGGCCTATTTCAGCTCGATTTCACGAGCCCGCTCTTTTCCCGCCGCTATCAAGATCCCGTGCTCGTCTCTTGCACCGACGGCGTGGGGACCAAGCTCAAGGTGGCGATCGAGGCTGGCAATCACAGCACGGTGGGGATCGATCTGGTGGCGATGAGCGTCAACGATGCGATCTGCTGCGGGGCCGAGCCGCTGTTCTTCCTCGATTATGTCGCCCTGTCGCACGACGATCCCGAGCGGCTCGAACAGATCGTATCGGGCGTGGTGGCGGGCTGCCTGGAAAGCGATTGCGCTCTGTTGGGAGGCGAGACGGCGATTCTGCCCGATCTTTATCGCCCCGGCGATTACGATCTGGCCGGATTCTGCGTGGGGGTCGTCGAGCGGCGGCGCGTAATCGACGGCCGCGCGATCGCGCCGGGCGATTTGATCGTCGGCGTGGCCTCGAGCGGGCTGCATTCCAATGGCTACAGCCTGGTGCGGAAGATCGTGTTCGAGATGGCGGGCCTGAAGATCGGCGATTTCGTCGAGCCGCTCGGGCGCACGGTGGGCGAGGCGCTGCTCGAGCCGACCCGGATTTACGTGCGCGCGGTGCGGCGCGTGCTCAAGCATTATGCGGTGAAGAGCGTCGTTCACGGCATCGCGCATATCACCGGCGGCGGGCTGCTGGAAAACATCGAGCGGATTCTGCCCGCGGCCACGCGCGGCGTGATCCAGCGCGATAGTTGGCCCGTGCCGGCGCTGTTCCGCTGGCTAAAGCAGCTTGGCGACGTCGATCAGGCCGAGATGGACCAGGTGTTCAACATGGGAATCGGCCTGGCGCTGGTGGTCAGCCCGTTTTATGCCGAAAGCATCCGCGGCCAATTGACCGACCTGGGGCTGGAGAACTGGCAAATCGGCCGGATCGAGGAGGGAGAACGAAGGATGAAGTATGAAGGATGA
- a CDS encoding HAD-IA family hydrolase, with amino-acid sequence MPLATIFDCDGTLADTMPVHYEAWSATLARYPGLELSEDRFYVLGGWPTLNIAELLKKETGLEFDPAAVSREKELEFERRLDLVLPIEPVLAIVRECRGTMPIAVATGGIRRICATILEHIGLTGWFDAMVCAEDVPRHKPAPDIFLEAARRLGVPPEQCRVYEDTDPGIEAAKLANMEWIDVRTFHKPRRITRF; translated from the coding sequence GTGCCCCTGGCCACCATCTTCGATTGCGACGGAACGCTGGCCGACACGATGCCGGTGCATTATGAGGCCTGGTCGGCGACGCTTGCGCGCTATCCGGGGCTCGAGCTGAGCGAAGACCGTTTTTACGTGCTCGGCGGCTGGCCAACGCTGAACATCGCCGAGTTGCTGAAGAAGGAAACCGGGCTTGAGTTCGACCCGGCCGCAGTATCGCGCGAGAAAGAACTGGAATTCGAGCGGCGGCTGGACCTCGTGCTGCCGATCGAGCCCGTGCTGGCGATCGTGCGCGAGTGCCGCGGGACGATGCCGATCGCGGTGGCCACCGGCGGGATTCGTCGCATCTGCGCGACGATCCTCGAGCATATCGGCCTGACTGGCTGGTTCGACGCGATGGTCTGCGCCGAGGACGTGCCGCGTCACAAGCCGGCGCCGGACATTTTCTTGGAAGCGGCCCGGCGGCTCGGCGTGCCTCCCGAGCAATGCCGAGTGTACGAAGACACCGACCCCGGCATCGAAGCCGCCAAGCTCGCGAACATGGAATGGATCGACGTGCGGACGTTTCACAAGCCGCGGCGAATCACGCGATTTTAG
- a CDS encoding thioesterase family protein, translating into MTAALAEFPVVISLPVQWGDQDMFGHVNNVVFFRWYESARIAYLDRIGLSAMMERERLGPILAAIGCNYRRQLKFPDTVEIGSRITQIGRTSLTMTHAMWSQGQQALVADGESAIVMFDYQTQRPVPVPTAIREAIEKLERKKLG; encoded by the coding sequence ATGACCGCAGCTCTCGCTGAGTTTCCCGTCGTCATCAGCTTGCCGGTGCAGTGGGGCGATCAGGACATGTTCGGCCACGTGAACAACGTGGTTTTTTTCCGCTGGTATGAATCGGCGCGGATCGCCTATCTCGATCGGATCGGGCTGTCGGCAATGATGGAGCGCGAGCGGCTCGGGCCGATCCTGGCTGCGATCGGCTGCAATTATCGCCGCCAGCTCAAGTTTCCCGACACGGTGGAGATCGGCTCACGGATCACGCAAATCGGCCGCACCAGCCTCACGATGACCCATGCCATGTGGAGCCAAGGGCAGCAGGCGCTGGTGGCCGACGGCGAATCGGCGATCGTGATGTTCGACTACCAGACGCAGCGCCCCGTGCCCGTGCCCACCGCGATTCGCGAAGCGATCGAGAAACTGGAACGAAAGAAGTTGGGGTGA
- a CDS encoding alkaline phosphatase family protein, with protein sequence MRRQFPSRYSVGQLIIPAVVVGGLLIGIAPRTARADSGSRAEHAVVVVWDGLRPDSVTEQDTPTLFHLAVEGTTFANNHCVYVSSTEVNGTALATGGYPRNSGIVANTEYRADIDPLKPFGTESEAAVRKGDDLTGGRYIRLPTMAEILQRSGRWTVVAGSKPVALLLDRHTRSEGVGISGVLFRGKTLPENLDSLLISSRGEFPKAADPTAAANVDQDAWTTKALTEQLWANGVPALTMVWLSEPDYAQHGSGPNSSVARSALRSCDDNLDRILKSLDERRARDKTNVFVVSDHGFSTISRAIDAAAILNDAGFHAFRQFPSSPAIGDVMVIGLGGSVCLYVEGHDKRTIQRIVEFLQQSDFAGVIFSRFEIEGTFPLSAANVDAPTAPDIMVSLRWSADRSRAGMPGMVASDAKKRNPGQGIHASLSRFDMHNTLIAAGPSIRRGFLDTLPSGNADVAPTVLAVLGVQPPAEMDGRVLEEALAGHDRYTCELAAETLEATHRGEKLNWRQYLHVTRLGRHVYLDDGNGETRPAE encoded by the coding sequence ATGCGTCGACAGTTTCCGAGCAGATATTCAGTCGGGCAATTGATCATTCCTGCCGTGGTGGTCGGCGGACTATTGATCGGCATCGCCCCGCGAACCGCGCGTGCAGATTCCGGCAGTCGGGCGGAGCACGCGGTCGTCGTCGTTTGGGACGGCCTGCGCCCCGATTCGGTCACCGAGCAAGACACGCCCACGCTGTTCCATCTCGCCGTGGAAGGAACGACCTTCGCCAACAATCACTGCGTGTATGTCTCTTCGACCGAAGTCAACGGCACTGCCCTGGCCACCGGCGGCTATCCACGGAATTCGGGGATCGTCGCCAATACCGAATACCGGGCCGACATCGATCCCCTCAAACCGTTCGGAACTGAGTCGGAAGCAGCAGTTCGAAAAGGAGACGATCTGACCGGCGGCCGCTACATCCGCCTACCGACGATGGCCGAGATCTTGCAGCGCAGCGGACGCTGGACCGTGGTCGCGGGATCGAAGCCGGTGGCGCTGCTTTTGGACCGCCACACGCGGAGCGAGGGCGTCGGCATCTCCGGGGTTCTGTTTCGAGGCAAGACGCTGCCGGAGAACCTCGACTCGCTCCTGATCAGCTCGCGCGGAGAATTCCCCAAGGCGGCCGATCCGACGGCGGCCGCGAACGTCGATCAAGACGCCTGGACCACCAAGGCCCTCACCGAGCAACTTTGGGCCAACGGCGTGCCGGCCCTCACTATGGTTTGGCTCAGCGAGCCGGACTATGCCCAGCACGGCTCCGGACCGAACTCGAGCGTCGCGCGCTCGGCGCTGCGGAGTTGCGATGATAATCTCGACCGCATCCTTAAATCGCTCGACGAGCGGAGAGCGCGCGACAAGACAAATGTGTTCGTCGTCTCGGACCACGGCTTTTCCACGATCAGCCGAGCGATCGACGCGGCGGCGATATTGAACGACGCCGGCTTTCATGCCTTCCGACAGTTCCCGTCGTCGCCCGCGATCGGCGACGTGATGGTGATCGGCCTCGGCGGGAGCGTCTGCCTGTATGTCGAAGGGCACGACAAGCGGACCATCCAGCGGATCGTCGAGTTTCTGCAACAGAGCGATTTCGCGGGCGTGATCTTCAGTCGGTTCGAGATTGAAGGGACGTTTCCGTTATCGGCCGCGAATGTCGACGCTCCCACGGCTCCCGACATCATGGTCTCGCTCCGCTGGTCGGCCGACCGCAGCCGCGCGGGGATGCCGGGCATGGTCGCCTCCGACGCCAAGAAGCGGAATCCCGGCCAGGGAATCCACGCCAGCCTGAGCCGATTCGACATGCACAACACGCTGATCGCTGCCGGGCCGAGCATCCGACGCGGCTTTCTCGACACGCTGCCGAGCGGGAATGCCGACGTCGCGCCGACCGTGCTCGCGGTCTTGGGCGTGCAGCCCCCTGCCGAAATGGACGGCCGCGTGCTCGAAGAGGCCCTCGCCGGGCACGATCGCTACACCTGTGAATTGGCCGCCGAGACGCTCGAGGCCACCCACCGCGGCGAAAAGCTCAATTGGCGCCAATACCTGCACGTCACTCGACTCGGCCGCCACGTCTATCTCGACGACGGCAACGGCGAAACCCGGCCTGCGGAATAG